A genome region from Anastrepha obliqua isolate idAnaObli1 chromosome 4, idAnaObli1_1.0, whole genome shotgun sequence includes the following:
- the LOC129243934 gene encoding ion transport peptide isoform X2 has product MKFSINMCSRNIKISVVLFLVLIPLITALPHNNHNLSKRSNFFDLECKGIFNKTMFFRLDRICEDCYQLFRETSIHRLCKQECFGSAFFSACVEALQLHEEMDKYNEWRGTLGKK; this is encoded by the exons ATGTGTTCCCGCAACATTAAGATCTCGGTGGTGCTGTTTCTTGTCTTGATTCCACTTATCACAGCCTTGCCACACAACAATCACAATTTGTCAAAGCGAAGCAATTTCTTCGACTTAGAGTGCAAaggaattttcaacaaaaccatGTTCTTCCGCTTGGATCGCATTTGCGAAGACTGTTATCAACTCTTCCGCGAGACGAGTATACACCGACTATGCAA GCAAGAGTGCTTCGGTTCGGCCTTCTTCAGCGCTTGCGTCGAAGCTCTTCAACTGCACGAAGAGATGGACAAATACAATGAATGGCGCGGCACTCTCGGCAAGaagtaa
- the LOC129243934 gene encoding ion transport peptide-like isoform X1 — protein MKFSINMCSRNIKISVVLFLVLIPLITALPHNNHNLSKRSNFFDLECKGIFNKTMFFRLDRICEDCYQLFRETSIHRLCKLNCFTHETFGECLKVLMIPEEEVTQLQYFVKVINGSPMPFAIANMQ, from the exons ATGTGTTCCCGCAACATTAAGATCTCGGTGGTGCTGTTTCTTGTCTTGATTCCACTTATCACAGCCTTGCCACACAACAATCACAATTTGTCAAAGCGAAGCAATTTCTTCGACTTAGAGTGCAAaggaattttcaacaaaaccatGTTCTTCCGCTTGGATCGCATTTGCGAAGACTGTTATCAACTCTTCCGCGAGACGAGTATACACCGACTATGCAA GCTTAATTGTTTTACACATGAGACATTTGGCGAATGTCTCAAAGTTCTAATGATACCCGAAGAAGAAGTTACTCAGCTTCAATATTTTGTTAAGGTTATAAATGGTTCGCCAATGCCATTTGCTATAGCAAATATGCAATAA